The stretch of DNA GATCCACCGAATGAGACCCGAGGCCATGATAATCTATTGGATGAACAGCATTTTGATGTCTGCGGTAGATTTAGAGAAAAATTTCTAACACCAGAGGCAAGTCAAATTCTCGAAGACGAAAAACCAAATGAAGACAAACTAGAGGAGGCAGAGGAAACGGAGCCACGAACCCCCACCAACCGAAAGGACGAGGAGGAAGAGGAAAATGATGTGGAAGATTGTCCTTTATTGCCGCCACCTTCGCCATTTCAAGTGTACACCAAAAGTATTTTCTTGCCCTCCAGCTCAAGTGTGGACGAGACGAGTCATCGCTGTAATAATTATCAAAATGATCAACTTCTCTTCACGTCCAACTCATCGGATCAATTGGATTCAGTTGCTCCAGTAGTACCATCTCCTGGACCAGTTTTTCGTTCCGGCATGTATGCCCATTGGTGGAAGAAGGAACGTCTGCCACCCGAAGTGGTTCGCGGCATTGTTCATGCCTATAAAAAGAGTAAGGATTCCTCCAGCATGGATtcaaaaaattccatttgttcGAGTTGCTTTTGTTCGCTGGATGTGGCCAGTGGATATAGTGAGGGTGCCCTCTATTGTTCAATCTGTCAGAATTGTTGCAGCGGTTGCAGCATTGGAAGCAACACCACAAATACCACAACAGCCACCACAGCCACCTCTTCATCATCTACTTCCGGATTTTGTCCTCTCTGCAGTGAGGATGAGGATTGTGACAATGTGGGAGCAAGCGGTGGCAGACTTTCAAATTCTATCGATTGTTCATTGTGTGCGGCTCGCGAAGAAGGCAAGCAAATCCAATCCCAATCGGTCGCCGTGGTCTATGGCCGTTTTGTTGTGCACGTGTTCCGATTGTTTTTCGACTTGTTTTGTATATTCGttttgctaaaaaaaaaaaatcaaaatcaaatgcaGCACGtccaaaaattattttttttcttatcatTCATTTGCTTTTCGATTCACTCATTCAAGAAAAGTCTAAACTCAAATTGATTGACTAACCAGCTCATTCTACTTTCGGTGAGAATTACCAAAAGCCAATTAGTTTTGGAGGGAAACCTTTCTTTAAAATGCTTTATGTGATCAAACTTATATCCCTTGATTAAAAGTATATTGTAATAATTTAGTTTGAAGAGTTTCTATAATTTTTCGAAATTTAAGTCAACCTTTGCATTTAATACGGTTTAAGGTTAATCTTCCaaagaaaactattttaaaaagaAGCACAAAAAAGTTGAGCagtttttctatatatgtagctatagcatcagcagactttgctaacaAATTCTAAAAATGTCTttaacgctaaaactagtttggaattgaaataaaataaagtaaaaaaaatattggcaAGGCTTACAATGCCAGAGTTCATATTTTAGTGTATACCCTATAAGTGATATTTCTATGAATACCTAAAAAGTTATTCAATTCCGATTGAATATTAACATTCATATTTATACTCATAGAATTTTTATCTCAAAAAAATGATAACTAATAGGATTTGTATTCTTAAGAGAATTACATGACTTTAATTGGTATATTTCTTCGATAAAAAGTTATCTGAAAACTAAAACTCTTTTTCGGATCCCTTCAAAATGAGTTGAACCAGTTAGCGCCTTCAGTAGTTCTTTTCTGTACTTTTTCGCATAGTAATTCCAATAATACGAAATCGTAAGAACCAACAAATCGTTACGAATTAACAGCCAAACCAATTTTGAAGTTTTTTTCCCCGTTTGATAAGAACATACAGCCATTTGCCCTAATAAATTAGttcacttaaatttaaaacttgGGAAATTGAAAAAGTATTTAACTAACGAATTTTAACACATATCTAGACATTCATTTCTCtcattttaaaaaactttctctttctctgttttttttttgtttttaccaaAAAGGCCAAACGAATTACAAAACATTTATCTAACGCtcagcaacacacacacacctacacgcacataaataaatgcacaaaaaaaaaaacaaaccaaaaccCATACGATTCGATTTGCTTGCCAAGCTTTGCTCGCTCGCAGATTATacttgttgttattgttgttgttctgaTTGATTTCAATTCTCTAACCCAATCAACTAGAGTTTATTATAATACAGCAATTTGAtagatttgttttttaatatatacttttatttatatatttcagaTGTCACCGCCAACGGGCCACAATCTGCTTATGCCACCAGGCAACAACCGTCAACAGCAGCCACAAAGCTTGCCGCCAGTAACTGTAGGAGGCGGGaacaaccaacaacagcagcagcagcagccattGGCGGGGGGAGCCAACATCAACAACTCGATGTCACAACACAAACGGAGCCTGTCCTTCAATCATCACCTCAGTTACAATCAATACAACACGCACACTCAGCCTCCACCACATCTAATGCATCCACCACAACCACCAAGTCTACCAAGTCATCTGGGAACACTAAGCCACAAATCAAGTTTAGTCCAGACACCAAACAACAAGACAGTAGCACCACAGCCATTAGCAACCACGGAAGGCAATCAAgcggtggcagcagcagcagcaacggtCCAAGCGGCGGGGCCAAGCGCAAGGAAAGGAAGCACAAAGGGTTAgctatataaaataatatgtCAGCTATGTGACCCTATGGGGGTCACATTGTGGCATCTTTCCAAAGCTATCAATTTAGATTTAATTCCCTATGTTTGCGAAATCAACGTGTTAATCGACTTTACTTACAGCTAACTGGACCATCAGCTGTTTGCGTCCCACACCGCCATTGCGTCCCAGTTTATTAAATGTCACAACTGGCTCCGGTagtggcaacaacagcagcagcagcggcggagGAGCAGCTGGCTATTGCAGTGGTCGTAAAAATCAGCCCACCTATGAGGAGGACGCATTGGTTTTGCGGGTTTTTGAGGCCTATTGCGCCGCCTATCAGAATAGCACTAGGAATACGATTCATTCGGGTAAGTTTCGCAAATCGAAAATGTGCTTTATCTAGTGCCAAGACAAGATGAAATTCTTGCAAATTTTGTTAGCCTTTAAAGAAATGCtttctcactcacacacacacagacacaatcAACTGTACAACCCTTTCATATACACAAACTCACCTAAATGTGAAATCATCTGCTAAAATCAgagaaaaatttattatttatatatatttaaattttttatttgttttggtttggttattgttttttttctactcATCCTTTTTTTTAACCACAAAATTGTACAAgcttattaaattaaaaaccaaagcaaacaagaaaaaaacaacggaaaatttaattttaagtcTAAAACtgtataacaaacaaaatcaaaaaaaaaaaaaaaaaaccattgaaatgaacaaaaaaaaaaaaatgtttaaacaacTACATATATTGGCAtacaaataatttctttttaagctttaatatttgttaaaaCACAATGTCGGAAAAACTCACAATTGATTACCTGTATTAGAacgtttaatttttgttattgtttcaaaaaaaatatatattattaaatttgtttagtttcattttataataaatattcttTGATTCTTTTATCCAAGCAAATCCCACTCACTtaagttaattttaatttgctaTCCATAATCATTAGATTTAAGACATCTATCCTGGcttatttaaattgtataaACAGCATTGTGTGGTTTATTATAGCCGTTGTCTCTATCAATTCCCATCCGCAAAAAAATGGTTTCATTTCCTTCTTATATCGTCTTTCCCCCCACCATTTTCCTTTGGTTGCGGTTTTTAAATGTTGGTGCTTTTGTCTTAACTAGCTAATTGGTTTTGGGTCCTAATACTCTCACTATATAGTTAGCCTAATATcatctcctttttttaaatggTTCAAAAATGggattataatttttttaagtcAAAAATAGTCAGCAGAAATTTTCAAGAATTTAATAAGTTCGTATTAATAAAAGTTATTAGAATTTTTTTCAGAAATTAACTTTGTGCTAGCTTTTCAATTAAAGTAACATAATCCTGAATTCGTGTATCTAGGagcatttattttttcatttcttattttaaaaaatatatatatttattaatttatgaGTAACTTTTCTTGTAAGCAAGTACTGTAGCATTAAATTTTATCAAAACGATAAAGTCTTATGCTTTTTAGTTTTCAACCAAAATCAACCTTGctgttttttataatttattaactAAAAGTTTTAAAGTTTGATATTAAGAGAATTTTGGTTTCTAATTATCATAGATTTTCTACATTTTATAGCCCTTTATAGTTCTCTTCCCGTAGAATGTCTCTTCCTAAATTTGTCATTTAAATTAGTTATTTCCATCTTATAGATATCTCTTTGTTATTTTGGCTTGTACTCTTAGCTTTAATACTAATATAATGACTATAATTGTAACTGAACACAAAACGAAGTCGCGTAAGTGGCACAGAAAAATCCTTTTAGAAGAAGCACaggaaaattttcaaaaaatcataTATCTTATAGTAAAGCCATTTCCGCGAAAATTGAACTTTAATTAACTATTAGAAAAACAGATTTATTTCaatagaaataataaaaagttcTTAATATTATTATACCATGCTGAACCATTTCGAAAAACTCTCATATAATACTCCACCTCTTGTAGATCCATGTATCACCttaatttggttttgttttcccTTCCCTTAATTTTGTATAGTTTTTAGTTGGTGTGGGTTTTAATTGGTTTTCATATTATTGTCGTTTTTGTCATTAATTTTCTGttgtccttgttgttgttgttcttgttgtttctTCAACATTCTTTGTCAACCAACcaattttcttcatttttctctctttctctctatttctctttttgtattgtatacctacaaaaaaaaaccgaaaaaatataaatacacaATTCTAGCCTTACAACCCTGGACACCCTGTCTACCCATACGTGGTGGTAAATTGAAAACGAGCAAAACCTTCTCAACCTCCAATCCGCAGTTGCCCTTCATAAATGCCGGTGGCGTCAATCAAgtgcatcagcagcaacagcaacatcaacaacaccagcaacagcaatcaCAACAAAATCGCCAACATTCGGCGGGCAGTTTAAATTCATCCTTCATTTGGCGTGAGGCTAGTCCGAATAGTTTTAATTTGTACTCCAGTTCGGTGACATCGGGACAACGTTACTCATTAACAAATCCAGGAGCTGGTGCCAATGCTGGAGCAGCGGCAGGAGCAGTAGGCTCTTCTGCCATTAAGGACTATCAGCGTGCCTTGTCCGAAGAGCGAGCCACACGAAAATCCCTAAATCGCCTTAAAAGTGGCTTTGGTTCCGGCTATGACAATGTCTGCAGTAGCGGCATCTCCTCACCTCTGATGCCAAGGAAAAATAACAAGGCCTCACCCAAAATAACCTATCGAGCGGGCGGCAATAATAGCACCACCACCATAGTTAAGCCCAATCCtgcggcagctgctgctgctgttcatCCAGGACTCTATGATCGTCGTTTGAATCGTTCCTTTGACACTGCATCCACTTCGCATCGCTATGCTGGCTATGGAGCTGGCTATTTAATGAATTGTGGCGGTGCCTTACGTACCAGCACCCTACAAAGGAGCACACCACAATTGGTGGGGGATAACAGCGTTGGCGGCATTGGCGAAATAACCGATGACAGTGATGTGGAGTGTTCtggcggtggcggcggtgCCTCTGCCTCTCTAATGCGAAACGGTAGTGGAACGGCTGGAATGGGAATGGAATTAAATCCGGATGGCTCTAAACGACAATCGGGCAGCTGGTGTTGCGGTAATTTTGTGATGAAACAGTGGCGCAAAATCAACAATCTTTGAGGGGTTTGAGGGGGGGTAAAAGAGGGCACAGGGTCTCATATTCATTCGCATATACGCATCCGCCTGCTGCTCCGCCAGCTCCAGTTCGAGTAATAGCTTTGAATgcgctgctgcggctgctgctgctgctctatatatatatgtgtgtgtgcctgagtgtgtgtgtgtgtgaaatttTGTTTGGCCTTAGAATTTACCTACAAAACGGGCAAATAATTTGTAGCcaaactttaaattaaattttgtgcAAAATGTATGCTAAATATTTGCCATGAATTCAACAGACAAAGACACTTATAAACTAATATTTTAAACTGTTGTAAACAAATATCTTTCTAAATTTGCTTTACCaattctaaaacaaaaaatatgaaaaacaaaCTAATTGTTAAAAAGACTAAAAACTATTCCATACAATTAGAATATTTATACACAATGCTCCAAAAGTGTTCACagttaaaaaaccaaaagaattATTCTaataattatttgaaaatacaaaaaaattctttaaaattaatgtGCAGAAAAGAATAATGTTTTGCTCATCTAACTGCGATATAtttcattgaatttttttatgtatttaaatttaaaaacttatcTGTACTACGAAAAACCTTTCTAAATTAATATGAACAAATTATTTGCCCGCCTGAGACTAGCTTTAAGCTATTTGCCTTTTATACGAAAACTTACTTCTATATATCTGTGTACTTAGAACTTGTTTGCCTttttcaacaacaaaaaatgatgttgtgcaaaattttaaattttttgcctagatatatatatgtatgtacttagtatatacatatatcttttcTATAGTGTAAGCTAAAAACTTAACTAGTTAGGtgcaaaattaattcaatGTGTGTGGCCTATATAGAGTAAAGTGAGAACAAAACAAGACAGAGACTAGTTGAATAGATGCTATATATATGAAACTTAATAATTCTTGATTTATCCTTTTTAGCCAAATTTCTTGCCCTATTaaacaattgaaaagaaaCAAGGCTTTAAATCCGTCCACGCAgcttttttattgtttttacaAGTGGAACTAAACAAAATGATGATTTTTGTAGAATATacaaagatatatgtatgtatattttgtgaGATTTGCCATAGTTGAAGAGAATCAAACTTAATTCTAGATCCAGTGAGTTGTTaatcgaaatcaaaaaatcgaaatttaaatcaaattaaatgctttaaatgttagtaaactaaaaaacaaaacaaaaaaagggggaaaaacctattaaaaagtaataatttaataactaaattgtaagtgtttttgttgtgtgtgcaAAATGTTGTCTaaccaaataaatatttatacatttgtattgaacgaaacgaaagaagacgaagaaaaaaaaaaaaacaataataatgataattaaaaaatatgaaataaaaaagaatttgctacataaatatatatttttttaaacgatttttttttcgtgtgtgGCTGTGTGCAtagcatttaattttttttatctttacttttttttaaaggataaatatatctatatatattttttgtttcaattgtAGTTAGCCAATGCATCTTAGTATTAGCCACATAATCCATATACCATATATCACATCTCATTCTACAGTTGCGTCCTTTCATTTATCACATTTCACATTcaatattttaaatctttctaTATATCACATTTACCTATATCTTACATTATCATATATCATTTCAACACCGAAACCAAACAAACACTCTaacatattttataatttcttaatttattttatacttaaaaacaaccaaccaaaccaaaaaataaataaatatgtaaaacaacaaacaacgcAACAAATCACAGGACTAGAGAATGAGGATATGACACCCACGTTGCGACAACTTTGGACTGCCATACGACAAATGCAACAGGATATGTCCCAGATCAAGTTGCAAATCAACGAGGAGCGCGCCCTGAGAGCCGATCTGCAGCAATTGCTGATGCAGCATCTCGAGACGAGTAGTGTGAGCAGTGGAGCGAATACCCCAAAGTGTTGACTATGCAAGTGATTTGGATACGGACTTGGATTATCGATTCAACTTCAACccgcccgccgctgctgctttGTAGTCTTTAAGCAAAAATTTTTTACTTtgcaccaaaaacaaaaaaaaagaaaagaaaactatatatacatatatatattatgtatgg from Drosophila willistoni isolate 14030-0811.24 chromosome 2R unlocalized genomic scaffold, UCI_dwil_1.1 Seg200, whole genome shotgun sequence encodes:
- the LOC6643737 gene encoding uncharacterized protein LOC6643737 isoform X2, which produces MDQPLVVQAEFSFMGSNNDELCFKKGDLITVTQREDGGWWEGTLNDKTGWFPSNYVNEYNAPLPQKEVSIRAPEEIQEYRSVVLKDLLDSERAHVAELQGLFENFLEPMLQTQILNPDEYAQLMCNFVEIVRTHEDLLTQIEECKERVGKLFLTIAPLMKKVHQAYCAAHPKAIVILDKYKDELEKYMERQGAATPGLLVLTTGLSKPFRRLDKYSAMLQELERHMESSHPDRGDTQRSVAVYKDIAATCSATRRQKELELQVLTGPVRGWQGQELSSLGDIIHMGSVAVGADHRDRYFVLFPQTLLILSVSQRMSAFIYEGKLPLTGIVVNRLEDTEAIKNAFEISSSLIDRIVAVCQGPNEANKWVELLNANNPSLPMGIKRQLSNLSNSSLGGQLNASHMSPPTGHNLLMPPGNNRQQQPQSLPPVTVGGGNNQQQQQQQPLAGGANINNSMSQHKRSLSFNHHLSYNQYNTHTQPPPHLMHPPQPPSLPSHLGTLSHKSSLVQTPNNKTVAPQPLATTEGNQAVAAAAATVQAAGPSARKGSTKANWTISCLRPTPPLRPSLLNVTTGSGSGNNSSSSGGGAAGYCSGRKNQPTYEEDALVLRVFEAYCAAYQNSTRNTIHSALQPWTPCLPIRGGKLKTSKTFSTSNPQLPFINAGGVNQVHQQQQQHQQHQQQQSQQNRQHSAGSLNSSFIWREASPNSFNLYSSSVTSGQRYSLTNPGAGANAGAAAGAVGSSAIKDYQRALSEERATRKSLNRLKSGFGSGYDNVCSSGISSPLMPRKNNKASPKITYRAGGNNSTTTIVKPNPAAAAAAVHPGLYDRRLNRSFDTASTSHRYAGYGAGYLMNCGGALRTSTLQRSTPQLVGDNSVGGIGEITDDSDVECSGGGGGASASLMRNGSGTAGMGMELNPDGSKRQSGSWCCGLENEDMTPTLRQLWTAIRQMQQDMSQIKLQINEERALRADLQQLLMQHLETSSVSSGANTPKC